From Roseburia hominis, the proteins below share one genomic window:
- a CDS encoding TnpV protein has translation MKSLFEEMGGTYTQVGDYFLPDLKLPEEETNPIGVWGQRHKRYFQEHKRATYTTLLTSGKLNTYLADIDKQAEEIFSRLIKQRAAKEGITESLKAADMMAWVGAMNNIRNRATEIVNVDLIYR, from the coding sequence ATGAAATCATTATTTGAAGAAATGGGCGGCACTTATACACAGGTTGGAGATTACTTTCTTCCTGATTTAAAACTGCCCGAAGAAGAAACAAACCCTATCGGCGTATGGGGACAACGGCACAAACGCTATTTTCAAGAGCATAAAAGAGCAACATACACTACCTTGCTCACAAGCGGAAAATTGAACACTTACCTTGCCGACATTGACAAGCAGGCAGAGGAAATATTTTCTCGGTTAATTAAGCAGAGGGCGGCGAAGGAAGGGATCACGGAGAGCCTGAAAGCGGCGGATATGATGGCGTGGGTAGGTGCTATGAATAATATTCGGAACAGAGCAACAGAAATTGTGAATGTTGACTTGATTTACAGATAG
- a CDS encoding putative toxin-antitoxin system toxin component, PIN family: MRILIDTNILFSALAFPRSKPAQALLYVADHHEIVLCDRNIAELRDILRRKAPKYLPDAEVLLAEMSYELIPAVDHAEKLIRDAKDQPILNAAIVSDVDIILTGDKDFLCLDMEHPKCMTVAQFFESEGVVE; encoded by the coding sequence ATGCGGATCCTGATTGATACAAATATCCTATTTTCTGCATTGGCATTTCCACGGTCGAAACCAGCGCAGGCTCTTTTGTATGTTGCAGATCATCACGAAATTGTCTTATGTGACCGGAACATCGCAGAATTGCGCGATATTTTGAGACGGAAAGCACCGAAGTATCTGCCGGATGCGGAAGTCCTGCTTGCTGAAATGTCCTATGAGCTGATTCCGGCGGTAGACCATGCGGAAAAGCTGATAAGGGACGCGAAAGACCAGCCCATCTTAAATGCGGCAATTGTATCGGATGTTGACATTATCCTGACAGGGGACAAAGATTTTCTCTGCCTTGATATGGAACACCCAAAATGCATGACAGTCGCACAGTTCTTTGAAAGTGAGGGTGTCGTAGAATAG
- a CDS encoding GNAT family N-acetyltransferase, whose translation MKIRTGFDSDEEAPEVRGRLEAYPDHFRLLLDGEKLVGFVNGMVTDLPDLTDEMYENAAMHDENGKWQMIFGVDTIPEYRNQGCAGRLLARAIEDARGQNREGLVLTCKEKLLHYYAKFGFVNEGISESVHGNVTWYQMRLKF comes from the coding sequence TTGAAGATTAGGACAGGATTCGATTCGGACGAGGAAGCCCCAGAAGTCAGAGGCCGTCTGGAGGCCTACCCGGATCATTTCCGGCTTTTGCTGGACGGAGAAAAGCTGGTGGGATTTGTGAATGGAATGGTGACGGATCTGCCGGATCTTACCGACGAGATGTATGAGAATGCAGCGATGCATGACGAGAACGGGAAATGGCAGATGATTTTTGGGGTGGATACCATACCGGAATATCGGAACCAGGGGTGCGCGGGACGCCTTCTGGCGCGGGCAATCGAGGACGCCAGAGGGCAGAACCGGGAGGGATTGGTTCTTACCTGCAAGGAGAAGCTGCTCCATTATTATGCAAAATTTGGATTTGTAAATGAAGGGATTTCTGAATCGGTTCACGGGAATGTGACCTGGTATCAGATGAGACTGAAGTTTTAA
- a CDS encoding AbrB/MazE/SpoVT family DNA-binding domain-containing protein, producing the protein MNLAKLSANGQITVPVEIRRLLGLKSGDKILFFQKQDGEIVMSNASTQAIRKAQAAFSGAAETMGITSEDDIQALVDEVRYGKDR; encoded by the coding sequence ATGAACTTAGCAAAACTCTCTGCCAACGGTCAAATTACAGTTCCTGTTGAAATTCGCCGTCTGCTTGGCTTAAAGTCCGGCGATAAAATCTTATTTTTCCAAAAACAGGACGGAGAAATTGTTATGAGTAACGCATCCACACAGGCCATCCGCAAAGCGCAGGCGGCTTTTTCCGGCGCTGCTGAAACTATGGGAATTACCAGCGAGGATGACATTCAGGCACTTGTAGACGAAGTACGGTACGGAAAGGACAGGTAA